Proteins encoded in a region of the Nitrospira sp. genome:
- a CDS encoding alkaline phosphatase family protein — MSGPARVVCITLDSAEQTLLRQWGNQGLLPHFGKLLKASVSSATRNPEIIYSGTLWPSFNTGVWPGRHNHYCYLQPDGYGLRRFLPEHLSVDSIWNAIAQQGHRIALIDVPDARLARTSRTLQVSFWGEHVVRHPLSCWPPSLEREVRQVAGKDPVGACDLFRQRPQELRRFKDGVIERATRRTDLALAVLARGPWDLFVLNFSEAHCAGHQLWATRDPTHPQYQTALRSVLGEDPLLDVYQAIDHGLGRIVDALGQDAFLLVLATQGMGPRYDATAALDSVLRRLDGIDVPKASRPIETVRKLWLQLPGMVRGPFRRVADLLYDAPRQRERATRRFFAIPTLGNCGGVRFNLRGREPKGRVEPGPPYDELCDWLERELLALVNTATGAPAVKRVLRGDLLFAGPFRDQFPDLVIEWDHEAPIPAVRSQRVGELLVESPNPRTGDHRQKGLVLARSTDLAPRALESDIAIVDLAPTLAARLGVEISGIDGKPILDFLPQHTHERPHA; from the coding sequence ATGTCCGGACCGGCTCGAGTAGTCTGCATCACGCTCGATTCGGCCGAGCAGACCCTCCTTCGTCAATGGGGCAACCAGGGCCTGCTACCGCATTTTGGAAAACTCCTCAAGGCGTCCGTTTCTTCTGCGACGCGAAATCCTGAGATTATTTATAGCGGCACCCTATGGCCCAGTTTCAACACCGGTGTATGGCCTGGTCGGCATAATCACTACTGCTACCTGCAGCCAGACGGCTACGGCTTGCGGCGCTTTCTGCCGGAACATCTATCGGTGGATTCTATCTGGAACGCCATTGCGCAACAGGGGCATCGTATCGCCCTGATCGACGTGCCCGATGCGCGGCTTGCACGTACCTCACGAACACTACAGGTATCTTTCTGGGGCGAGCACGTAGTGAGGCACCCGCTTTCCTGTTGGCCTCCCTCTTTGGAGCGGGAGGTTAGGCAGGTTGCCGGCAAAGATCCTGTGGGTGCCTGCGATCTTTTTCGCCAGCGGCCACAAGAGCTTCGCCGATTCAAAGACGGGGTGATCGAGCGGGCCACACGTCGCACGGATCTTGCGCTCGCGGTACTCGCGCGGGGCCCCTGGGATCTGTTCGTGCTCAATTTCAGCGAAGCCCATTGCGCAGGGCATCAGCTCTGGGCCACCCGCGATCCGACACATCCACAATACCAGACTGCGTTACGGTCGGTTCTTGGAGAAGACCCCCTTCTTGACGTGTACCAGGCCATCGACCACGGCTTGGGCCGAATCGTCGACGCGCTGGGTCAAGACGCGTTTCTTCTGGTCCTGGCGACTCAAGGCATGGGACCGCGCTACGACGCGACCGCAGCCCTTGATTCCGTGTTGCGCCGTCTTGATGGCATCGACGTTCCGAAGGCCTCTCGGCCGATCGAGACCGTGAGAAAGCTGTGGCTCCAATTGCCTGGTATGGTCCGGGGACCATTTCGACGTGTCGCGGACTTGCTCTACGATGCCCCGCGTCAGCGTGAACGTGCAACGCGGAGATTTTTTGCCATTCCCACCCTCGGCAACTGCGGCGGAGTTCGGTTCAACCTCAGAGGGCGTGAGCCGAAGGGTCGTGTGGAGCCAGGACCGCCCTACGATGAATTGTGTGATTGGCTCGAGCGAGAACTCCTCGCGCTCGTCAACACGGCGACCGGGGCGCCGGCTGTGAAGCGCGTGCTCCGCGGTGATCTTCTTTTTGCAGGACCGTTTCGGGACCAGTTTCCCGATCTCGTGATCGAGTGGGACCACGAAGCCCCTATTCCGGCCGTTCGCTCACAACGTGTCGGTGAGCTTCTCGTCGAGTCTCCCAACCCTCGCACGGGGGATCACCGGCAGAAGGGCCTTGTTTTAGCGAGAAGTACAGATCTGGCGCCCCGCGCCCTTGAAAGCGACATAGCGATAGTCGATCTCGCTCCGACGTTGGCGGCACGCTTGGGGGTGGAGATCTCTGGAATCGACGGAAAACCGATTCTCGATTTTCTCCCGCAACACACGCATGAGCGTCCTCATGCATAA
- a CDS encoding glycosyltransferase — protein sequence MDKKLPSLSVIVVSDYAAGEEKSWEDLRRALQAWAEQEGAPAEEFILVESSRFEGRIPSDVLGLVSNMKVLHVDAESSYELKNRAVEAASGDWLAIVDADCIPSRSWLRVLRAAIAEHPDTAAVSARTLYPGRSRMERILGLLSRSYLDPGRRGPTRFISGNAAAFRRDVYRRHPLPVGMGAFASRIQSEAFLRDGETLWFDPELVVVHDFEGWPMERDIRRNHGYSTVITRLRDDRLPYARLIRFGVPAIPLIVIGKTVDSIRDCFRCFRQYHVKLYELPLAMALTVVTHVAEIPGMLAAYRGQSLGETAYR from the coding sequence ATGGATAAGAAGTTACCTAGCCTATCGGTCATTGTGGTCTCTGACTACGCGGCCGGCGAGGAGAAGTCGTGGGAAGACCTCCGGCGGGCGTTACAGGCATGGGCGGAGCAGGAGGGCGCGCCGGCCGAGGAGTTCATCCTCGTTGAGTCGTCGCGATTCGAGGGCCGGATTCCGAGCGACGTATTAGGGCTCGTCTCCAATATGAAGGTGCTCCATGTCGACGCCGAGTCTTCGTATGAATTGAAGAACCGGGCGGTGGAGGCAGCCTCCGGCGACTGGCTGGCCATTGTCGATGCCGACTGTATTCCGTCCCGGTCGTGGCTGCGGGTGCTCCGCGCCGCCATTGCCGAACATCCCGACACAGCGGCCGTCAGCGCCAGGACCTTGTACCCGGGCCGGTCACGCATGGAGCGGATACTGGGTCTGTTATCGCGGTCGTATCTTGATCCGGGGCGACGTGGTCCAACCCGTTTCATCTCCGGCAATGCGGCCGCTTTCAGACGCGACGTCTACCGTCGCCATCCACTTCCCGTTGGGATGGGCGCATTTGCATCCCGGATACAGTCGGAGGCATTTCTGCGGGACGGTGAGACGCTGTGGTTCGATCCGGAGTTGGTGGTGGTGCACGATTTCGAAGGATGGCCGATGGAGCGGGACATACGCCGCAATCACGGATACAGCACCGTCATCACGCGGCTGCGCGATGATCGGTTGCCGTATGCCCGGCTCATTCGTTTCGGGGTCCCGGCCATTCCGTTGATCGTGATAGGAAAGACCGTCGACAGCATCCGTGATTGTTTCCGGTGCTTTCGCCAGTACCACGTGAAACTGTACGAGTTACCGCTGGCTATGGCATTGACCGTGGTGACGCACGTTGCCGAAATTCCGGGGATGCTGGCCGCGTACCGTGGTCAATCCCTGGGGGAGACGGCGTACCGCTGA
- a CDS encoding glycosyltransferase family 2 protein: MSIVADVLIGFLVLFSVRRLLWVMASWLRRRTPSEAGRWPEVLIAVPFRNEQDSLPRLLSGLDALSYDAERLSICLVDDASTDASTGLAVAWARERANVRLITFDENVGKAEALNRALASAAGRPEVIVVYDADQCPRSDSLRRLIEPFADSRTEAVCGYRRPVFRKINAIVAYGCLEAWTHQLVNLAAKEALGLDPPTMGGNCAYRRPALERIGGFPAGSFSEDIEVSLALAGSGGRTRFVRDAVADHIVADSLQHYLNQRLRWSRGLMASRHHVRGLEAAFVAAGYLDRVVLLLVAACIGGGYISPWWLVVYAVPALTAVVTAVVKAHPEPRLACTVFAVIPVMFIVDVLVSAVAVVQGITRRRILWIDRRSAGSSPAGSAESHDLRC; the protein is encoded by the coding sequence ATGAGCATCGTTGCAGATGTTCTAATCGGTTTCTTGGTGCTCTTCTCTGTGCGTCGGCTGTTGTGGGTCATGGCTTCGTGGCTGCGTCGCCGCACCCCGAGTGAGGCGGGCCGTTGGCCTGAGGTGCTTATAGCCGTGCCATTTCGCAACGAGCAGGACTCGCTGCCTCGCTTGTTGTCGGGCCTTGATGCCCTATCCTACGATGCCGAACGGCTCTCGATCTGTCTCGTCGACGACGCCTCAACGGACGCCAGCACCGGTCTTGCTGTAGCGTGGGCCCGTGAACGGGCCAATGTCCGGCTTATTACTTTCGACGAGAATGTAGGCAAGGCCGAGGCGCTCAATCGTGCACTCGCTTCGGCTGCCGGCCGGCCTGAGGTAATAGTGGTGTACGACGCCGACCAGTGTCCCCGTTCCGACTCGCTGCGTCGACTGATAGAGCCGTTCGCCGATTCAAGGACTGAGGCGGTGTGTGGCTATCGACGGCCTGTGTTCCGCAAGATAAACGCAATCGTGGCGTACGGATGCTTAGAAGCGTGGACGCATCAACTGGTCAATCTCGCAGCCAAGGAGGCCCTGGGCCTGGACCCGCCCACGATGGGCGGGAACTGCGCGTATCGGCGACCTGCGCTCGAACGTATCGGCGGCTTCCCTGCCGGCTCTTTCAGTGAGGATATTGAGGTGTCGTTGGCTCTTGCAGGAAGCGGCGGAAGGACCCGCTTCGTCCGTGACGCCGTCGCCGATCATATCGTCGCTGACTCGCTCCAGCACTACCTCAATCAACGACTCCGCTGGAGCCGGGGACTCATGGCGTCCCGTCACCATGTGCGCGGACTCGAGGCCGCGTTCGTGGCGGCCGGCTACCTCGACCGCGTGGTTCTGTTACTGGTTGCCGCGTGCATCGGTGGCGGCTACATCAGCCCGTGGTGGCTCGTGGTCTACGCGGTCCCAGCATTGACTGCAGTGGTCACCGCAGTGGTAAAGGCTCACCCAGAGCCCCGGCTAGCGTGCACGGTATTTGCGGTCATTCCCGTGATGTTCATCGTTGATGTGCTCGTCAGTGCGGTGGCCGTGGTGCAGGGTATCACCCGGCGACGAATTCTGTGGATCGACCGGCGGAGTGCTGGCAGTAGCCCTGCTGGTAGCGCTGAGTCGCACGACCTCAGATGCTAA